In one Sphingomonas hankookensis genomic region, the following are encoded:
- a CDS encoding class I SAM-dependent methyltransferase, with protein sequence MRPITLDGFERSFTHDPDPWRTFSDHDEAIKRTAILHAIGCAPRGRVLELAAGNGSNSRALAARSLRLDATEATAAGTKLVAAALRGRAPRARAIRLAVPARFPRGQYDAVVIAEMLYYLSPKAMKHTAQDVARALRPGGMLVLAHHRIDFHDFAQHACHLQQTFLTQTGREWRVRIVRRTRRWVVLACRLL encoded by the coding sequence ATGAGGCCGATCACGCTTGACGGGTTCGAGCGCAGCTTCACGCACGATCCCGATCCGTGGCGTACCTTTTCCGACCATGACGAGGCGATCAAGCGCACCGCGATCCTGCATGCGATCGGCTGCGCCCCGCGCGGCCGGGTGCTCGAGCTGGCCGCGGGTAACGGTTCGAACAGTCGCGCACTGGCCGCGCGAAGTCTACGGCTGGATGCGACCGAGGCGACCGCCGCGGGAACGAAGCTGGTCGCTGCTGCTCTTCGGGGACGGGCGCCGCGTGCCCGGGCGATACGGCTGGCCGTGCCCGCCCGGTTTCCGCGGGGTCAATATGACGCGGTCGTCATTGCCGAGATGCTCTACTATCTGTCGCCCAAGGCAATGAAGCATACCGCGCAGGACGTCGCACGCGCCCTGCGGCCCGGGGGCATGCTCGTGCTGGCGCATCATCGGATCGACTTTCACGACTTTGCCCAGCATGCCTGCCACTTGCAGCAGACGTTTCTCACACAGACGGGTCGCGAATGGCGGGTCCGTATCGTTCGCCGAACCCGGCGATGGGTGGTGCTCGCCTGCAGGCTGCTGTGA
- a CDS encoding PIG-L deacetylase family protein has product MKVRVGRPRALLVVAPHPDDEAIAAHSLIARLARRGVRIAILVVSDGAASHPGSAAWPRRRLVRERQRETRRVMRRIGVMADAVTFLGLPDGRLGDHLSEVRRAMARAVRKLPTPLLALAPLSNDAHPDHRVVAAGAVARPGLCWWRYPVWPAGQRWRGSRMLPLTAQERLAKRNAIRSYRTQAGWITDDPTGFAMTRQQIAAFSGPQEVFVVAGRR; this is encoded by the coding sequence GTGAAGGTCAGGGTAGGTCGCCCGCGCGCGTTGCTGGTCGTCGCACCGCATCCGGACGACGAAGCGATTGCGGCCCATAGCCTGATTGCCCGGCTGGCGCGACGTGGTGTCCGCATCGCCATTCTCGTCGTGAGCGACGGCGCGGCATCGCATCCGGGCAGCGCGGCATGGCCGCGTCGGCGCCTGGTGCGCGAACGTCAGCGGGAAACGCGGCGGGTCATGCGGCGGATCGGCGTGATGGCGGACGCCGTGACGTTCCTCGGCCTGCCCGATGGACGGCTGGGTGACCATCTGTCTGAGGTGCGTCGGGCGATGGCGCGTGCCGTTCGCAAGCTGCCGACGCCCCTGCTCGCGCTTGCGCCGTTGTCGAACGACGCGCATCCCGATCACCGCGTCGTGGCGGCGGGAGCCGTCGCGCGACCGGGCCTGTGTTGGTGGCGCTATCCGGTATGGCCGGCCGGGCAGCGGTGGCGCGGGTCGCGTATGCTGCCGCTGACCGCGCAGGAGCGTCTGGCCAAACGTAACGCGATCCGCAGCTATCGCACCCAGGCTGGATGGATCACCGACGATCCGACAGGCTTCGCGATGACCCGCCAACAGATCGCCGCGTTCAGCGGTCCGCAGGAAGTCTTCGTCGTGGCTGGCCGGCGATGA
- a CDS encoding acyl-CoA dehydrogenase produces MNDLSLRLAELGRDTAVGSDPQDAASLLALLRLLYTVGREDLPLGRLFEGHVDAVQIVARYGTAEQVRALSDAICGGAILGVWNADLSGEPLRWDGALLNGGKSFASGAGILSHALVTVDSAAGRQLLLLDLAMAVPEIDHDFWRVAGMQRSETHIVRWQDAPVGLDAAIGAPGDYVREPWFSGGALRFVAVQAGGIARLVDVVRDYLVTAGRAADPHQAGRLARLFGLAEASNAAIRRAAEGWFADEAARLPLVAAARAATYAAGGEAIALAQEAVGVASLFVDHPLSGTMTDLAMYLRQPGPDAQRMQVGAAVASGILRPML; encoded by the coding sequence ATGAACGACCTCAGCCTGCGTCTTGCCGAGCTGGGGCGCGATACGGCGGTGGGGAGCGACCCGCAGGATGCGGCATCGCTACTCGCATTGCTGCGGCTGCTCTACACGGTCGGGCGGGAGGACCTTCCGCTTGGCCGGCTGTTCGAAGGGCATGTCGATGCGGTGCAGATCGTCGCCCGTTATGGAACGGCCGAACAGGTTCGCGCCCTGTCCGACGCCATATGCGGTGGAGCGATCCTGGGCGTATGGAATGCCGATCTATCGGGGGAGCCGCTGCGGTGGGATGGGGCTTTGCTGAACGGCGGCAAGAGTTTCGCATCGGGTGCCGGCATTTTGTCCCACGCGTTGGTCACGGTCGATAGCGCCGCTGGACGGCAACTTCTGCTCCTCGACCTCGCGATGGCCGTGCCGGAGATCGACCACGATTTCTGGCGGGTTGCCGGCATGCAGCGATCCGAGACGCATATCGTACGCTGGCAGGACGCGCCGGTCGGACTCGACGCGGCCATCGGGGCACCGGGCGATTATGTGCGGGAGCCTTGGTTCAGCGGCGGCGCGCTGCGGTTCGTCGCGGTGCAGGCCGGCGGAATCGCTCGGCTGGTCGATGTGGTTCGCGATTATCTGGTGACGGCGGGCCGTGCCGCGGACCCGCATCAGGCCGGTCGCCTGGCGCGTCTGTTCGGCCTTGCGGAAGCCTCCAACGCAGCGATACGGCGCGCGGCGGAGGGTTGGTTCGCCGACGAAGCGGCGCGCCTGCCGCTCGTCGCAGCGGCGCGCGCTGCGACCTATGCCGCCGGCGGGGAGGCTATTGCCCTTGCGCAGGAGGCGGTCGGCGTCGCTTCGCTGTTCGTCGATCATCCGCTTTCTGGGACCATGACCGATCTGGCGATGTACTTGCGTCAGCCCGGACCGGATGCGCAGCGGATGCAGGTCGGTGCCGCCGTCGCGTCCGGCATCCTGCGGCCGATGCTGTGA